The Amycolatopsis sp. DG1A-15b genome window below encodes:
- a CDS encoding GNAT family protein: protein MTGLITGSRVRLRPAAAPDAARFEEILSHPEVARWWADAEEPVAAQVSYLLDPDEGTTTYAIELDDVTNTVVGIELAFEEADPQYRHAGIDIAIHPDFQGHGLGSDAIRALAEYLFTERGHHRLVIDPAAGNEAAIRLYRSLGFRPVGTMRSYERGPDGDWHDGLLMDLLVDDLVPATDPALAGS, encoded by the coding sequence ATGACCGGCCTGATCACCGGAAGCCGTGTCCGGCTGCGGCCAGCTGCCGCCCCGGACGCCGCCCGGTTCGAGGAGATCCTGTCGCACCCCGAAGTCGCCCGCTGGTGGGCCGACGCCGAGGAGCCGGTGGCCGCCCAGGTGTCCTATCTGCTGGACCCCGACGAAGGCACCACGACCTACGCCATCGAGCTCGATGACGTGACGAACACTGTCGTCGGCATCGAACTCGCCTTCGAAGAGGCCGACCCGCAGTACCGCCACGCCGGGATCGACATCGCGATCCACCCGGACTTCCAGGGCCACGGCCTCGGCTCGGACGCCATCCGCGCGCTGGCCGAGTACCTGTTCACGGAGCGGGGGCACCACCGGCTGGTGATCGACCCCGCGGCCGGCAACGAGGCGGCGATCCGGCTCTACCGGTCGCTGGGCTTCCGCCCGGTCGGCACGATGCGGTCCTACGAGCGCGGCCCGGACGGCGACTGGCACGACGGGCTGCTGATGGACCTGCTCGTGGACGACCTGGTCCCGGCCACCGACCCCGCACTAGCCGGCTCGTGA
- a CDS encoding UvrD-helicase domain-containing protein, whose product MPEIAAEQDHVNVLYARLDALREEAAAALARGHASDVWRAEVARLAAVEDGLCFGRLDLTGGRRVHIGRIGLFEKDKALLVDWRAPAARPFYTATAAEPGEVLRRRRITTRGRTVVAVDDELLDPAGPSDGLVGDAALLAAVTAERTGRMRDIVTTLQAEQDRIIRDGARGVLVVQGGPGTGKTAVALHRVAYLLYTHEHLRTRGVLVLGPSRVFLDYIGQVLPGLGENRVVTATVPDLVPGVVVTRVDSAAEAARKGRADMAARLAGAVRATVRVPEEPVDVEFEQQALRLDPATLRRAVRKARETGLPHNQARHVFHREVVATLTGELAARMEAVVFTETGEALDGGSADGRLGEAELRALAAAGFVLGPDDDDSPRTLLDEVDREALRTALLADTGVRDVLDGLWPPLTPAEVVEGPWSAADIPLLDEAAALVGESVPVFGHVVVDEAQELSEMDWRMLLRRCPSRSMTVVGDPAQTGSAAGATSWERAPRPHRLAELTVGYRTPREIMEAAAKLLAAHHPALRAPTSVRASGEPPWRRAADDLPGVLAELVDEHTGGQLAIIAAATRELAAALSLPVPPDLAGEVVLLTPADAKGLEFDSVVIADPAAVLAAGPRGPNDLYVAMTRATQRLGVVHPGPVPRELRSLTERRSSG is encoded by the coding sequence ATGCCGGAAATCGCCGCGGAGCAGGACCACGTGAACGTTCTTTACGCCCGCCTCGACGCGTTGCGCGAGGAGGCGGCCGCCGCACTCGCCCGGGGCCACGCTTCGGACGTGTGGCGGGCCGAGGTGGCGCGGCTCGCGGCGGTCGAGGACGGGCTGTGCTTCGGCCGGCTGGACCTGACCGGTGGCCGGCGTGTCCACATCGGGCGAATCGGGCTGTTCGAGAAGGACAAGGCCCTGCTGGTGGACTGGCGCGCGCCCGCCGCCCGGCCCTTCTACACCGCGACCGCCGCCGAGCCGGGCGAAGTCCTGCGCCGGCGGCGGATCACCACCCGCGGCCGGACCGTCGTCGCCGTGGACGACGAACTGCTCGACCCGGCCGGGCCGAGCGACGGGCTGGTCGGCGACGCCGCGTTGCTTGCCGCGGTCACGGCCGAGCGCACCGGGCGCATGCGCGACATCGTCACGACACTCCAGGCCGAGCAGGACCGCATCATCCGGGACGGCGCCCGGGGCGTGCTCGTCGTGCAGGGCGGCCCGGGCACGGGCAAGACGGCCGTCGCCCTGCACCGGGTCGCGTACCTGCTGTACACCCACGAGCACCTGCGCACCCGCGGCGTGCTCGTCCTCGGCCCCAGCCGGGTGTTCCTCGACTACATCGGCCAGGTGCTGCCCGGGCTCGGCGAGAACCGGGTGGTGACGGCGACCGTGCCCGACCTCGTTCCCGGCGTCGTGGTCACCCGGGTGGACTCGGCGGCGGAAGCCGCCCGCAAGGGCCGGGCGGACATGGCGGCCCGGCTGGCCGGGGCGGTGCGGGCCACCGTCCGGGTGCCCGAGGAGCCGGTGGACGTCGAGTTCGAGCAGCAGGCCCTGCGGCTGGATCCGGCGACGCTCCGCCGGGCCGTGCGGAAGGCCAGGGAGACCGGGCTGCCGCACAACCAGGCTCGTCACGTGTTCCACCGGGAGGTCGTCGCCACGCTGACCGGGGAACTGGCCGCCCGGATGGAGGCGGTGGTGTTCACCGAGACCGGCGAGGCGCTCGACGGCGGCAGTGCGGACGGCCGCCTCGGCGAGGCCGAACTGCGGGCGCTGGCAGCCGCGGGCTTCGTGCTCGGCCCGGACGACGACGACAGCCCGCGAACGCTGCTGGACGAGGTGGATCGGGAAGCGTTGCGGACGGCCCTGCTCGCCGACACCGGCGTCCGGGACGTGCTCGACGGGCTGTGGCCGCCGTTGACCCCGGCGGAGGTGGTCGAGGGACCGTGGAGCGCCGCGGACATCCCGTTGCTGGACGAAGCCGCCGCGCTGGTCGGCGAGAGCGTGCCGGTGTTCGGGCACGTGGTGGTCGACGAAGCCCAGGAACTGTCCGAAATGGACTGGCGGATGCTGCTGCGCCGGTGCCCGTCCCGGTCGATGACCGTCGTCGGGGACCCGGCCCAGACCGGGAGCGCGGCGGGTGCCACGTCGTGGGAACGGGCGCCGCGGCCGCACCGGCTCGCGGAGCTGACCGTCGGCTACCGCACCCCGCGGGAAATCATGGAGGCCGCGGCGAAGCTGCTCGCCGCCCACCACCCGGCGTTGCGGGCGCCGACATCGGTGCGGGCGAGTGGAGAGCCACCGTGGCGCCGAGCCGCCGACGACCTGCCCGGTGTGCTCGCCGAACTCGTCGACGAGCACACCGGGGGGCAGCTGGCGATCATCGCCGCGGCGACCCGCGAGCTGGCGGCCGCCCTGTCACTCCCGGTGCCGCCGGACCTCGCGGGTGAGGTGGTGCTGCTGACCCCGGCCGACGCGAAGGGCCTCGAGTTCGACTCGGTCGTGATCGCCGACCCCGCCGCCGTCCTCGCGGCCGGCCCGCGCGGACCCAACGACCTCTACGTGGCCATGACGCGCGCCACCCAGCGGCTGGGCGTGGTCCATCCCGGGCCGGTCCCGCGGGAACTGCGTTCGCTGACCGAACGGCGATCTTCAGGGTGA
- a CDS encoding MFS transporter gives MSGRAVAARPLRRVAVASAVGTTIEWYDYFIYSTATALVFGKLFFTTLSPASGTLAAFATLGVGFLARPVGGILWGHFGDRVGRKAMLVLSLLLMGVATVGVGLLPTYSAIGVWAPILLLVLRLLQGLSAGGEWGGAALMAVEHAPEDRRGRYGAFSQIGVPAGLILAQLMFFVLGRALTDAQFAAWGWRVPFLASIVLVGIGLVIRLRIEESPVFSRLREAEERSSRPMVDVLRERPRALLVASGSFIANTAIGYIFLAYLLSYGTSVLKINRTTLLVVVIVGSVTWLVSILVAAAWSDRVGRKPVYLAGSVLLVVWPIPFFLLVDTRVTAWLLVAVIVLNVGLGATYGPQSALFAELFEPRYRYSGASFSYAVGAVLGGAFAPSIAVSLQAATGTSLSVSLYLVAVAVLSLVAVLFIPRDQSRSSRTAAAIRS, from the coding sequence GTGAGCGGCCGCGCGGTCGCGGCCCGGCCCTTGCGGCGGGTCGCCGTGGCGAGCGCGGTGGGGACCACCATCGAGTGGTACGACTACTTCATCTACAGCACGGCGACGGCGCTGGTGTTCGGCAAGCTGTTCTTCACGACGCTGTCGCCCGCCTCCGGGACCCTCGCCGCGTTCGCGACGCTCGGGGTCGGGTTCCTGGCCCGCCCGGTCGGCGGCATCCTCTGGGGCCACTTCGGCGACCGCGTGGGCCGCAAGGCGATGCTGGTGCTGTCGCTGCTGCTGATGGGCGTGGCCACCGTCGGCGTCGGGCTGCTGCCGACGTACTCCGCGATCGGTGTCTGGGCGCCCATCCTGCTGCTGGTCCTGCGGCTGCTGCAGGGCCTGAGCGCGGGCGGCGAATGGGGCGGCGCGGCGCTGATGGCGGTCGAGCACGCGCCCGAGGACCGCCGTGGCCGGTACGGCGCGTTCTCGCAGATCGGTGTTCCGGCCGGGTTGATCCTGGCGCAGTTGATGTTCTTCGTCCTCGGCCGCGCGCTGACCGACGCGCAGTTCGCCGCGTGGGGCTGGCGGGTGCCGTTCCTGGCGAGCATCGTGCTCGTCGGCATCGGCCTGGTGATCCGGCTGCGGATCGAGGAAAGCCCGGTGTTCTCGCGGTTGCGGGAGGCGGAGGAGCGCAGCAGCCGGCCGATGGTCGACGTGCTGCGCGAGCGGCCGCGGGCACTGCTGGTGGCCTCCGGCAGCTTCATCGCCAACACCGCCATCGGCTACATCTTCCTGGCCTACTTGCTGTCCTACGGCACCTCGGTGCTCAAGATCAACCGCACCACGCTGCTCGTCGTGGTGATCGTGGGCAGCGTGACGTGGCTGGTCAGCATCCTCGTCGCGGCCGCGTGGTCCGATCGTGTGGGCCGCAAGCCGGTGTACCTGGCCGGATCGGTGCTCCTGGTGGTCTGGCCGATCCCGTTCTTCCTGCTCGTGGACACGCGGGTGACGGCGTGGCTGCTCGTGGCCGTGATCGTGCTCAACGTCGGCCTCGGTGCCACCTACGGGCCGCAGTCGGCGTTGTTCGCGGAGCTGTTCGAGCCGCGCTACCGCTACAGCGGCGCTTCGTTCTCCTACGCCGTGGGGGCGGTGCTGGGCGGCGCCTTCGCGCCGTCGATCGCGGTGTCGCTGCAGGCAGCCACCGGCACTTCGCTTTCGGTGTCGCTCTACCTGGTGGCGGTGGCGGTGCTGAGCCTGGTCGCGGTGCTGTTCATCCCCCGGGATCAGAGCCGGTCGAGCCGGACGGCGGCGGCCATCCGCTCGTAG
- a CDS encoding 4-hydroxybenzoate 3-monooxygenase: protein MVARRTAVAVVGAGPAGLTVANLLRRAGIGCVLLEARSRAFIEQRPRAGFIEEWAVRGLERRGLGERLVAKAPRHEKFEFRFAGQRHVFRYGDVTGQRHFVYPQQLLVTDLVAQYTGAGGEAVFEVSDVELHDLTSDSPAVTFRAGGGEHRIDCDFVVGCDGARGVCQGYLPAESTVKAHHDYGIGWLALLAEAPPSADGVLFGIHPRGFAAHMARTPAVTRFYLQTAPGETEADWPDERVWQELHARLAVPGGEVIEGKLFEKRILDMHNYVVEPMSHGRLHLAGEAAHLVAPIAAKGMNLALHDAFLLTEAFEAHYAGDPAPLAGYSAACLPLVWQYQEFSLWLSDIFHHTAAAGENPFGARIAEARMRRLLGSPAAAAAFAELYIGKNADF, encoded by the coding sequence ATGGTGGCGAGGCGCACGGCGGTGGCCGTGGTGGGGGCGGGCCCGGCCGGACTCACGGTGGCGAACCTCCTGCGGCGCGCGGGGATCGGCTGTGTGCTGCTGGAGGCGCGGAGCCGGGCGTTCATCGAACAGCGGCCGCGGGCCGGGTTCATCGAGGAGTGGGCGGTCCGCGGGCTCGAACGGCGGGGCCTCGGCGAGCGGCTCGTCGCGAAGGCGCCGCGGCACGAGAAGTTCGAGTTCCGGTTCGCCGGGCAGCGGCACGTCTTCCGCTACGGGGACGTCACCGGGCAGCGGCATTTCGTCTACCCGCAACAGCTTCTGGTGACCGATCTGGTTGCGCAGTACACCGGCGCCGGTGGTGAGGCGGTCTTCGAGGTCTCGGACGTCGAGCTGCACGACCTGACGTCGGACTCCCCCGCCGTCACGTTCCGGGCCGGCGGCGGCGAGCACCGGATCGACTGCGACTTCGTCGTCGGCTGCGACGGCGCCCGCGGCGTCTGCCAGGGCTACCTGCCGGCGGAATCGACGGTGAAAGCCCACCACGACTACGGAATCGGCTGGCTGGCGCTGCTCGCGGAGGCACCACCGTCCGCCGACGGCGTGCTGTTCGGCATCCACCCGCGCGGGTTCGCCGCGCACATGGCGCGCACGCCGGCGGTGACGCGGTTCTACCTGCAGACCGCGCCCGGCGAGACCGAGGCGGACTGGCCCGACGAGCGCGTGTGGCAGGAGCTGCACGCCCGGCTGGCCGTCCCCGGCGGGGAGGTCATCGAGGGCAAGCTCTTCGAGAAGCGCATCCTCGACATGCACAACTACGTCGTCGAGCCGATGTCGCACGGCCGGCTGCACCTCGCGGGCGAGGCGGCGCACCTGGTCGCGCCGATCGCGGCGAAGGGCATGAACCTCGCCCTGCACGACGCTTTCCTGCTCACCGAGGCGTTCGAGGCGCACTACGCGGGCGACCCGGCGCCGCTGGCCGGCTACTCCGCCGCGTGCCTGCCGCTGGTGTGGCAGTACCAGGAGTTTTCGCTGTGGCTGTCGGACATCTTCCACCACACCGCGGCCGCGGGCGAGAATCCGTTCGGGGCGCGCATCGCGGAAGCCCGGATGCGCCGCCTGCTCGGTTCGCCCGCGGCCGCGGCGGCGTTCGCGGAGCTCTACATCGGCAAGAACGCGGACTTCTGA
- a CDS encoding alpha-L-fucosidase: MPTFPRRQALGIALGGAVALSAAGRTPAGAAIPVDAAPDQADTPIVPPPPPVPVALDPWFTNDGIDSASATGGDFDGSGYTFPAEHLPAGQTVTAGGVPFELGSAAAGAKNNIAATGQRLDLPKGRYFVAYFLVAASYGATGGTATVHYADGSTSTGALSGPDWYTATGALVSPFRYAPGGVVDNSPVSLAIGQVWVDPAREAVALTLPTTANPAPNVSSLHVFALTLQPVAVGRSALILDGRSTANLLTDGGPQAAEATIVNAGTVWLGAGDRISVTVDVPGGRTTVPATVRALAPGEQATVRLGLAPNASVPPGTTTNGQIRVTAGRGTLATQQVPITLGVPDFRPADASLSTHRAPYWFNDSKFGIFIHWGVYAVPAWAPVGQQYAEWYWQNQQDPNGATYAYHRQKYGENFTYDDFIPLFTAAKFDPRSWLNLIADAGAEYYVLTSKHHDGFALWDTKVSDRNSVKLGPKRNVVAELFTASRKYTPQLRNGLYFSLPEWFNPDNPWMGHAPRNPYTGAPLPYTGYTAGKDFVRDYQAPQVLELIREFDPDVLWFDIGGVNDSRAVLTEYFNRAKNRKRPKDVTYNDRGGIPDHDFTTPEYTTYPNTVVAKWEASRGLDPFSYGYNRATPDDKYMTAEEVVRTLVDIVSKNGNFLLDIGPDFDGTIPDVMRKHLRDAGAWLKVNGEAIYGTTYWSRMAQLGDLRFTVKQNEAFYVHSLTAPGSRVVVDAPVPIRSGDRVSMLGYRGNLHWTVENGSLVIDVPAAARQAGRYTWVFKIAWS, translated from the coding sequence GTGCCGACCTTCCCCCGCCGTCAAGCTCTGGGCATCGCCCTGGGTGGTGCCGTCGCGCTCAGCGCGGCCGGCCGCACGCCCGCCGGCGCCGCCATTCCCGTGGACGCCGCCCCCGACCAGGCCGACACCCCGATCGTCCCGCCTCCGCCGCCGGTCCCGGTGGCCCTCGATCCCTGGTTCACGAACGACGGCATCGACAGCGCGTCGGCCACCGGCGGTGACTTCGACGGGTCCGGCTACACCTTCCCGGCCGAGCACCTGCCCGCCGGGCAGACCGTCACCGCCGGCGGTGTCCCGTTCGAGCTCGGGTCCGCGGCCGCCGGGGCGAAGAACAACATCGCCGCCACCGGCCAGCGGCTCGACCTGCCGAAGGGCCGCTACTTCGTCGCGTACTTCCTGGTCGCCGCCAGCTACGGCGCCACCGGCGGCACGGCGACCGTGCACTACGCCGACGGCAGCACGAGCACCGGCGCCCTGTCCGGGCCCGACTGGTACACGGCCACCGGTGCGCTCGTCTCGCCGTTCCGCTACGCGCCCGGCGGCGTCGTCGACAACAGCCCGGTTTCCCTCGCCATCGGCCAGGTCTGGGTCGACCCGGCGCGCGAGGCCGTCGCGCTGACCCTGCCCACGACGGCGAACCCGGCGCCGAACGTCTCCAGCCTGCACGTCTTCGCACTCACCCTCCAGCCGGTGGCCGTGGGTCGCTCGGCCCTGATCCTCGACGGCCGTTCGACGGCGAACCTGCTGACCGACGGCGGCCCGCAGGCCGCCGAGGCGACCATCGTCAACGCCGGAACCGTGTGGCTCGGCGCAGGCGACCGGATCAGCGTCACCGTCGACGTCCCGGGCGGCCGGACGACCGTGCCCGCGACCGTCCGCGCACTGGCGCCGGGGGAGCAGGCGACGGTCCGGCTCGGCCTGGCCCCGAACGCGTCCGTGCCGCCCGGCACCACGACGAACGGCCAGATCCGGGTCACCGCCGGCCGCGGCACGCTCGCCACCCAGCAGGTCCCGATCACCCTCGGCGTCCCCGACTTCCGGCCGGCCGACGCGTCGCTCTCGACGCACCGCGCGCCCTATTGGTTCAACGACAGCAAGTTCGGCATCTTCATCCACTGGGGCGTGTACGCCGTGCCCGCGTGGGCGCCGGTGGGGCAGCAGTACGCGGAGTGGTACTGGCAGAACCAGCAGGACCCGAACGGCGCCACCTACGCCTACCACCGGCAGAAGTACGGCGAGAACTTCACCTACGACGACTTCATCCCGCTCTTCACCGCGGCGAAGTTCGACCCGCGCTCCTGGCTGAACCTCATCGCGGACGCGGGCGCGGAGTACTACGTCCTGACGTCCAAGCACCACGACGGCTTCGCGTTGTGGGACACCAAGGTCAGCGACCGCAACTCCGTGAAGCTCGGGCCGAAGCGGAACGTCGTCGCGGAGCTGTTCACCGCTTCCCGGAAGTACACGCCCCAGCTGCGCAACGGCCTGTACTTCTCGCTGCCGGAATGGTTCAACCCGGACAACCCGTGGATGGGCCACGCGCCGCGCAACCCCTACACCGGCGCGCCGCTGCCCTACACCGGCTACACCGCGGGCAAGGACTTCGTCCGCGACTACCAGGCACCGCAGGTCCTCGAGCTGATCCGCGAGTTCGACCCCGACGTCCTGTGGTTCGACATCGGGGGTGTCAACGACAGCCGGGCCGTGCTCACCGAGTACTTCAACCGCGCGAAGAACCGCAAGCGCCCCAAGGACGTCACCTACAACGACCGCGGCGGCATCCCGGACCACGACTTCACGACGCCGGAGTACACGACGTACCCGAACACCGTGGTGGCGAAGTGGGAGGCGAGCCGGGGCCTCGACCCGTTCTCCTACGGCTACAACCGCGCCACCCCCGACGACAAGTACATGACGGCGGAGGAGGTCGTCCGGACGCTCGTCGACATCGTTTCGAAGAACGGCAACTTCCTGCTCGACATCGGCCCGGACTTCGACGGCACGATCCCGGACGTCATGCGGAAGCACCTGCGGGACGCGGGCGCGTGGCTGAAGGTCAACGGCGAGGCGATCTACGGGACCACGTACTGGTCGAGGATGGCCCAGCTCGGCGACCTGCGGTTCACGGTCAAGCAGAACGAGGCGTTCTACGTGCACTCGTTGACCGCGCCGGGCAGCCGGGTGGTCGTCGACGCGCCGGTGCCGATCCGCAGCGGTGACCGGGTGAGCATGCTCGGCTACCGCGGGAACCTGCACTGGACGGTCGAGAACGGCTCGCTGGTGATCGACGTCCCGGCCGCGGCCCGGCAGGCGGGCCGCTACACCTGGGTGTTCAAGATCGCCTGGAGCTGA
- a CDS encoding SGNH/GDSL hydrolase family protein, protein MRRFVAVSAAVLAGIGLLTTSGSANPESAAPVLAQHAVGGWVGTWAAAPAAAVPNTPDGYPGYSIRNVVHTSAGGSRARVHLSNAFGAAPLAFGHVTVAVQGTGPDAVPGTLRSLAFGGAPSVVVPAGAEALSDPVDLRVPADANLLVTTYVPAKSGPVTYHPLATQTSYFTRNGDFAASESGAPYTEQTSVWHYVSGVDVQGGAEASIVALGDSITDGFGSGTAANHRWPDYLADRLHGRYGVLNAGISANRLLLDVPGSGAGQNALSRFDRDVLSVGGVRTLIVLEGINDIQQDPHQTDPAAIAAAYRQLVAQAHARGIRVLGGTLTPFKGWRVYDDTLEATRQAVNAFIRTGGVFDAVIDFDAAVRDPADPLRMLPAYDSGDHLHPGDAGYERMAAAVRLDRL, encoded by the coding sequence ATGCGACGTTTCGTGGCCGTGAGCGCGGCCGTCCTGGCGGGAATCGGCCTCCTCACGACGTCCGGCAGCGCGAACCCGGAAAGCGCTGCCCCGGTGCTCGCCCAGCACGCCGTCGGCGGCTGGGTGGGTACGTGGGCCGCGGCGCCCGCGGCGGCCGTGCCGAACACCCCGGACGGCTACCCGGGCTACTCGATCCGCAACGTCGTGCACACCAGCGCCGGCGGCAGCCGCGCCCGCGTCCACCTGTCGAACGCGTTCGGCGCCGCTCCCCTGGCCTTCGGGCACGTGACCGTCGCGGTCCAGGGCACCGGGCCGGACGCCGTGCCGGGCACCCTGCGGTCCCTGGCGTTCGGCGGCGCTCCGAGCGTCGTCGTGCCCGCCGGCGCCGAGGCCTTGAGCGATCCGGTCGACCTCCGGGTCCCGGCCGACGCCAACCTGCTCGTGACGACCTACGTGCCGGCGAAGTCCGGACCGGTGACCTACCACCCGCTCGCGACCCAGACGTCGTACTTCACGCGCAACGGCGACTTCGCGGCCAGTGAGTCCGGCGCGCCGTACACCGAGCAGACGTCGGTGTGGCACTACGTCTCCGGCGTCGACGTCCAGGGCGGAGCGGAAGCCTCCATCGTGGCACTGGGCGACTCGATCACCGACGGCTTCGGGTCGGGCACGGCGGCCAACCACCGCTGGCCGGACTACCTCGCCGACCGGCTGCACGGCCGCTACGGCGTGCTCAACGCCGGCATCAGCGCCAACCGGCTGCTGCTCGACGTGCCCGGCTCCGGCGCCGGCCAGAACGCGCTCTCCCGCTTCGACCGGGACGTCCTGAGCGTCGGCGGCGTGCGGACGCTGATCGTGCTGGAGGGCATCAACGACATCCAGCAGGACCCGCACCAGACCGACCCGGCCGCGATCGCCGCGGCGTACCGCCAGCTGGTCGCGCAGGCGCACGCACGCGGGATCCGGGTGCTCGGCGGCACGCTCACCCCGTTCAAGGGCTGGCGGGTCTACGACGACACCCTCGAAGCGACCCGCCAGGCGGTGAACGCGTTCATCCGCACCGGCGGGGTCTTCGACGCCGTCATCGACTTCGACGCGGCGGTCCGCGACCCGGCCGACCCGCTCCGGATGCTCCCGGCCTACGACTCCGGCGACCACCTTCACCCGGGCGACGCGGGCTACGAGCGGATGGCCGCCGCCGTCCGGCTCGACCGGCTCTGA
- a CDS encoding glycosyltransferase family 39 protein — MSQPRFAALPVGIVVAVQAVVLTALSGRYGFHRDELYFVAAGRRPDWGYVDNPPITPWLARASTALFGETPAGLRVIATLLGMATVVVVALIAREFGGGRGVQLFTAIATALSSYVLVVSHMLATNSADVLLWSVIALCGLRLLRTGDGRWWLAVGAAAGLGLANKWLVLLLLSGLGIGVAIAGPRRVLRTWWLAAGIGVAAVLAAPVVLWQASHGWPMLTVAGGISEDDGAENRLLFVPMQLLLLSPVLVPVWIAGLVRPWRDPALCWARPLAIAYPVVCVELLVLGGKPYYSVPLLLPLVALGAEPVLRWLGRGGTLRRALTGAAAAVCVAVSVLIGLPVVPASALNGPLLAMNKEPGEQVGWPDFAGSVAGAWRRIPDADRDTAVILAGNYGEAGAIERYGPGLGLPQPYSPHMSYADWGPPPDRLVGPVLLIGRVRPGSPASRLITGCRAVAKHHNAEGVGNDEEGVVLSLCTLTRPWSQAWPQLRHYY; from the coding sequence TTGTCACAGCCGCGGTTCGCCGCGCTGCCAGTGGGGATCGTCGTCGCCGTCCAGGCCGTCGTGCTGACGGCCTTGTCCGGGCGCTACGGCTTCCACCGCGACGAGCTGTACTTCGTCGCCGCGGGCCGCCGGCCGGACTGGGGGTACGTCGACAACCCGCCGATCACGCCGTGGCTCGCCCGGGCGTCGACGGCGTTGTTCGGCGAGACGCCCGCGGGTCTGCGGGTGATCGCGACCCTGCTCGGCATGGCGACCGTGGTGGTCGTCGCGCTGATCGCCCGCGAGTTCGGCGGCGGCCGCGGCGTCCAGCTGTTCACCGCGATCGCGACCGCGTTGTCGTCCTACGTCCTGGTCGTGTCGCACATGCTGGCGACCAACTCCGCGGACGTGCTGCTGTGGTCGGTGATCGCGCTGTGCGGCCTGCGGCTGTTGCGCACCGGCGACGGCCGGTGGTGGCTCGCCGTCGGTGCCGCCGCCGGGCTCGGCCTGGCGAACAAGTGGCTCGTCCTGCTCCTGCTGTCCGGGCTCGGCATCGGCGTCGCCATCGCCGGGCCGCGCCGGGTGCTGCGGACCTGGTGGCTCGCCGCCGGCATCGGGGTCGCCGCCGTCCTGGCGGCCCCGGTGGTGCTCTGGCAGGCGTCGCACGGCTGGCCGATGCTCACCGTGGCCGGCGGGATCAGCGAGGACGACGGCGCCGAGAACCGCCTCCTGTTCGTGCCGATGCAGCTGCTCCTCCTTTCGCCGGTGCTGGTGCCGGTGTGGATCGCCGGGCTCGTGCGGCCGTGGCGTGACCCCGCTCTGTGCTGGGCGCGCCCGCTGGCCATCGCCTACCCGGTGGTCTGCGTCGAGCTCCTGGTGCTCGGCGGGAAGCCGTACTACTCGGTGCCGCTGCTGCTGCCGCTGGTGGCACTGGGCGCGGAACCGGTGCTGCGGTGGCTGGGCCGGGGCGGGACCCTCCGGCGGGCGCTCACCGGCGCGGCCGCCGCGGTGTGCGTGGCCGTGTCCGTCCTCATCGGACTCCCGGTCGTCCCGGCCTCGGCGCTGAACGGCCCGCTGCTGGCGATGAACAAGGAGCCGGGCGAGCAGGTCGGCTGGCCGGACTTCGCCGGCAGCGTCGCGGGTGCGTGGCGGCGGATCCCGGACGCCGACCGCGACACCGCGGTCATCCTCGCCGGCAACTACGGCGAGGCCGGGGCGATCGAGCGCTACGGTCCCGGACTCGGGCTGCCGCAGCCGTACTCGCCGCACATGTCGTACGCGGACTGGGGACCGCCCCCGGACCGGCTGGTCGGCCCGGTGCTGCTGATCGGGCGGGTCCGGCCCGGCTCGCCTGCGTCGAGGCTGATCACCGGCTGCCGAGCGGTCGCCAAGCACCACAACGCCGAAGGCGTCGGCAACGACGAGGAAGGGGTCGTGCTTTCGCTGTGCACGCTGACGCGGCCGTGGTCGCAGGCGTGGCCCCAGCTGCGGCATTACTACTGA